In the Primulina tabacum isolate GXHZ01 chromosome 15, ASM2559414v2, whole genome shotgun sequence genome, CTACAACACACACAATTGTGACTTGACTGGAATGCGTAAAAAGCATCGACAAGCCAGTTCATCTGTCGTTTGTGATATGTTGGCAGAGAACTTTCGAGGACAACAAAAAACACCTCAACCAAAATCTATTATGACAATGATGCGGAATAAGGGGGTTGACATTACCTATTACAAAGCCTTGAAAGGCAAACAACTTGCTCATGATATCTTTAGAGGTGATCCTGAAAGAAGTTTTGGTCTTCTACCTTCATATTTGAAAATGGTCGAGAGAATGAACCCTGGTAGTATAATAGATTTAGTAGTAGATGAGCATAATAGATTCAAGTATTTGTTTTTAGCATATGGCGCATGTGCAAGAGGATATAGATGCATGAGAAAAGTCGTATCTATTGATGGTACATGGTTGAAAAGAAAGTACGACGATACTTTACTTGTGGCCTCAGCACAAGATGGAGATTTTCATCAATATCTTTTGGTTTGGGCTGTTGTTGATGTAGAACCCATTGCTTCGTGGAGTTGGTTTTTGACGAAGCTCTTGAAAGTAGTGGTTGATGAGGAAGAGTTGGTGATTATCTCAGACAGACATCTGGGCATCATTGCTGCAATTGCCAATGTTTACAAAAATGCACACCATGGTCATTGTATATGGCActtgtcacaaaatatgaaaattcgTTGCAAAAAGAAGGGTTGTACCGAAATGTTTATGCGGTTAGCAAAAATTTACAAGCAAATCGACTTTGACTTGGAGTACGAAAagtttaagaaaatatatcccGATGCTACAAAGTTTTTGAATGAAAGTTATTCATTGGATCGATGGACTCGAGCATATAGCCCAAGATCTCGGTATAACATTATGACAACTAATGGTGTTGAATCAATAAATGCAAGATTGCGTGAAGAAAGACAACTTCTAATCATTGCACTACTAAATTCTTTGCAGACTTTGACTATATCTTGGTTTTCAAGGTATCGAAATGCATTCATCGCATCAACAACAAATTTCACTCCAACTGTTGAGTCGATTCTGT is a window encoding:
- the LOC142526035 gene encoding uncharacterized protein LOC142526035 encodes the protein MRKKHRQASSSVVCDMLAENFRGQQKTPQPKSIMTMMRNKGVDITYYKALKGKQLAHDIFRGDPERSFGLLPSYLKMVERMNPGSIIDLVVDEHNRFKYLFLAYGACARGYRCMRKVVSIDGTWLKRKYDDTLLVASAQDGDFHQYLLVWAVVDVEPIASWSWFLTKLLKVVVDEEELVIISDRHLGIIAAIANVYKNAHHGHCIWHLSQNMKIRCKKKGCTEMFMRLAKIYKQIDFDLEYEKFKKIYPDATKFLNESYSLDRWTRAYSPRSRYNIMTTNGVESINARLREERQLLIIALLNSLQTLTISWFSRYRNAFIASTTNFTPTVESILCERFNIGRGYQIYELGRLEFDVRSATNSDIVDLESKRCTRREFDIDKIPCSHAIAASYFCDVNFYSLCSEYCSVMIWSLAYSEPIYPVLNQNEWPLDDMLVLPPVIKRRRGRKKQNRFPSVGEFGRR